A window of the Patescibacteria group bacterium genome harbors these coding sequences:
- a CDS encoding anaerobic ribonucleoside-triphosphate reductase activating protein: MLLGGFQKFSLIDYPGKVSAIVFTQGCNFRCRYCYNPELVDSRNTKHETRYNEEVILDFLRSRVGKLDAVVVTGGEPTIQTDLPEFIKKIKDLGFLVGLYTNGTNPQVLKKLFDERLIDYVSMDVKTRLSQSESGQPLAEITNNYQSVTGVKITDEDLSKIRESIALLKKSNIDYTIATTVVPGLVAIEDVEALASDIRGVKHFRLQPLVKTKEMLDNKYRAVEPYPIEELERLRHEIAHYFGRCEIRA, encoded by the coding sequence ATGCTCCTCGGCGGCTTTCAAAAATTTTCTTTAATAGATTACCCCGGCAAAGTATCAGCGATTGTTTTTACGCAGGGCTGTAATTTTCGGTGCAGGTATTGTTATAATCCGGAGCTTGTTGATTCACGAAACACGAAACACGAAACACGATACAACGAAGAAGTAATTTTGGATTTTTTGCGTTCTCGGGTTGGAAAGCTGGACGCGGTGGTGGTTACTGGCGGGGAACCAACGATTCAAACGGATTTGCCGGAGTTTATAAAGAAGATAAAAGATTTAGGATTTTTGGTTGGGCTTTATACAAATGGCACTAATCCGCAGGTATTGAAAAAATTATTTGATGAGAGATTAATTGATTATGTTTCAATGGATGTAAAAACCCGATTATCCCAGTCAGAGTCTGGTCAGCCTTTGGCTGAAATTACCAATAATTATCAATCAGTAACCGGTGTTAAAATAACAGATGAGGATTTAAGTAAAATCAGAGAAAGCATCGCATTATTAAAAAAATCAAACATTGATTATACGATTGCGACTACTGTGGTGCCAGGTTTGGTGGCAATTGAGGATGTTGAGGCCTTGGCTAGTGATATTAGGGGTGTCAAGCATTTTAGGCTCCAGCCACTTGTCAAGACAAAAGAAATGTTAGATAATAAATACAGGGCCGTTGAACCGTATCCGATTGAGGAGTTGGAGCGGCTAAGACATGAGATTGCGCATTATTTTGGGAGATGCGAGATTAGAGCGTAG
- the prfB gene encoding peptide chain release factor 2, giving the protein MQELIEKFEELKNKILATKKLLDLEAKKQEIKKLETRVNQPNFWKDQEKARKVSQELSDLNGEVGQWEELHKEVDDGLSLVNEALKTKKQENKKTNGDFFNDLEKEYERLLEKYDELEFYVLLSGKYDKNNAILAIHAGAGGDDAQDWAEMLLRMFLRYCENKGFKTGIIDKSAGSEAGLKSAVVEVIGKHAYGFLKSEAGVHRLVRISPFDAEKMRHTSFAMVEVLPELEDIDVDIKDEDLRIDTFCASGHGGQSVNTTYSAVRIVHLPTKITVSCQNERSQTQNKETALKILKSKIYQYYQAEKEEEKQQLRGEFKEAAWGNQIRSYVLHPYKMVKDHRTEFETQDVGSVLDGGLEEFVGAFLKSQIDG; this is encoded by the coding sequence ATGCAGGAATTAATAGAAAAATTTGAGGAGTTGAAAAATAAAATTTTGGCGACCAAGAAGCTTTTGGATTTGGAGGCGAAGAAACAAGAAATTAAGAAACTAGAAACAAGGGTGAATCAGCCGAATTTTTGGAAAGACCAGGAAAAAGCGCGGAAAGTTAGTCAGGAGTTGAGTGATTTGAACGGGGAAGTGGGACAGTGGGAGGAATTACATAAGGAGGTTGATGATGGGTTGAGTTTGGTGAATGAAGCACTGAAAACAAAAAAACAAGAAAACAAAAAAACAAACGGCGACTTTTTCAATGATTTGGAAAAAGAATATGAGCGGCTTTTGGAAAAGTATGACGAGTTGGAATTTTATGTTTTGCTTTCTGGCAAATATGATAAAAATAATGCGATTTTAGCGATTCACGCCGGGGCTGGCGGAGATGACGCGCAGGATTGGGCAGAGATGCTGCTGCGGATGTTTTTGCGGTATTGTGAAAACAAAGGATTTAAGACAGGTATTATAGACAAGTCAGCTGGCAGTGAGGCCGGGCTCAAGAGCGCAGTGGTGGAAGTAATTGGCAAACATGCTTATGGATTTTTAAAAAGTGAAGCCGGGGTGCACCGCCTAGTGCGGATTTCGCCATTTGACGCGGAGAAGATGAGGCACACTTCTTTTGCCATGGTTGAGGTTTTGCCGGAGCTGGAAGATATTGATGTGGATATTAAGGATGAAGATTTGCGGATTGACACTTTTTGCGCCAGCGGCCATGGGGGTCAGAGCGTGAACACGACTTACTCGGCGGTGCGGATTGTGCATTTGCCGACAAAAATTACAGTGAGTTGTCAAAATGAACGGAGCCAAACGCAAAATAAAGAGACAGCTTTAAAAATTTTAAAATCCAAAATTTATCAATATTATCAAGCGGAAAAAGAAGAAGAAAAACAGCAGTTGCGGGGAGAGTTTAAAGAAGCGGCCTGGGGCAATCAGATTCGGTCTTATGTTTTGCATCCGTATAAAATGGTGAAGGATCATCGGACCGAGTTTGAGACGCAGGATGTGGGGTCTGTGCTTGACGGGGGGCTGGAGGAGTTTGTTGGGGCGTTTTTGAAGAGTCAGATTGACGGTTAA
- the mtnP gene encoding S-methyl-5'-thioadenosine phosphorylase produces MNLDLKIRKIPNWPKPGVLFYDVTTLFEDREAFRYVVDEMCKPYLYTRVDKIVGIDARGFLLASSMAYKLGAGVSIVRKKGKLPYKTIARDYSLEYGEGTVEMHEDTIKPGERVIIVDDLVATGGTMKATCELVEQLGGVIVGVSWLVDLPFLHGSEKLVNYQCHYLIKYESEEIDKKTTLQQVQGGEKQESKETSEQVFPEPCVGAFIFDEREKLFLMKSHKWNNQYMIPGGHVELGESMKQALAREVKEETGMDLDFIKFLLHLEAIFPKEFYKKRHFIFFDFYCRASSSQPIILNSEAESYAWIEPAEALKLDLEPYTRKTIEYYLKNKDIVAGTQNFVFTKIKPKIGIIGGSGLENLDILQDKKEEKVNTPYGRTSDVVVTGRIGDPSASSGHFVDVVIIPRHGREHTIKPTDVNYRANIWAMKELGVTHILAPTACGSLKEEIKPGDFVILDQFIDRTTKREQTFYEGRVCHIPMAEPFCPKLRELIYKTAQQLGIRSHKWGTIITIEGPRFSTKAESYIFRQWGADVVNMTTVPEVVLAREAGICYAAIAMATDYDCWREASEAVTIEMILETMKENAQNMKKLLVEVISKIDYIECGCRETIKTAVL; encoded by the coding sequence ATGAACCTAGACTTAAAAATTCGCAAAATTCCGAACTGGCCCAAACCGGGAGTTTTGTTTTATGATGTAACAACTCTTTTTGAGGATAGGGAGGCATTTAGATATGTGGTTGATGAGATGTGCAAGCCGTATTTATATACGCGGGTTGATAAAATCGTGGGTATTGACGCCCGAGGATTTTTGTTGGCTTCCAGCATGGCGTATAAACTCGGGGCCGGGGTTTCTATTGTACGCAAGAAAGGGAAGTTGCCTTATAAAACTATAGCCAGAGATTATTCTTTGGAATATGGCGAGGGGACTGTTGAGATGCACGAGGACACGATCAAACCAGGCGAGCGAGTTATTATTGTTGACGATTTGGTAGCCACCGGCGGGACAATGAAAGCGACATGTGAGTTGGTGGAGCAGTTGGGCGGGGTGATTGTGGGAGTGAGTTGGCTTGTTGATTTGCCGTTTTTACATGGGTCGGAAAAGTTAGTCAATTATCAATGTCACTACTTAATAAAATATGAAAGTGAGGAAATTGACAAGAAAACAACCCTTCAACAAGTTCAGGGCGGGGAAAAACAAGAAAGCAAAGAAACAAGTGAACAGGTTTTTCCAGAGCCATGCGTTGGAGCCTTTATTTTTGACGAAAGAGAAAAATTATTTTTGATGAAATCTCATAAGTGGAATAATCAGTACATGATACCAGGGGGGCATGTTGAATTGGGTGAGAGTATGAAACAGGCACTTGCAAGGGAAGTGAAAGAAGAGACAGGCATGGATTTAGATTTTATTAAATTCTTATTACATCTGGAGGCAATTTTTCCTAAAGAGTTTTATAAAAAAAGACATTTTATTTTTTTTGATTTCTACTGTCGAGCCAGTTCTTCCCAGCCGATTATTTTAAATAGCGAGGCTGAAAGTTATGCTTGGATTGAGCCAGCCGAGGCATTAAAATTAGATTTAGAACCTTACACGCGGAAGACGATAGAGTATTATTTGAAAAATAAGGATATTGTTGCGGGGACACAAAATTTTGTGTTCACAAAGATAAAACCAAAAATTGGCATCATCGGCGGTTCAGGTTTGGAAAACTTAGATATTTTGCAGGATAAAAAAGAAGAGAAGGTGAATACGCCGTACGGGCGGACAAGCGATGTGGTGGTGACTGGCAGGATTGGTGACCCTTCGGCAAGCTCAGGGCACTTCGTGGATGTTGTAATCATTCCACGCCATGGGCGAGAGCACACAATCAAGCCAACTGATGTCAATTATCGGGCGAATATTTGGGCGATGAAAGAGCTGGGCGTGACCCATATTTTAGCGCCGACTGCTTGCGGGAGTTTGAAGGAAGAAATTAAGCCGGGAGATTTTGTAATTTTAGATCAATTTATAGATAGGACGACTAAGCGGGAGCAGACCTTTTACGAAGGCCGGGTTTGCCATATCCCAATGGCCGAGCCGTTTTGCCCAAAACTTCGAGAGCTGATTTATAAAACCGCACAACAATTAGGCATTCGTTCGCATAAATGGGGAACAATAATTACTATAGAGGGACCGCGATTTTCTACTAAAGCAGAAAGTTATATATTTCGCCAGTGGGGCGCTGATGTTGTCAATATGACTACTGTGCCCGAGGTGGTGTTGGCTCGGGAAGCCGGGATTTGCTATGCGGCCATTGCGATGGCTACTGATTATGACTGTTGGCGGGAGGCAAGTGAAGCTGTGACTATTGAGATGATTTTAGAAACAATGAAAGAAAATGCCCAAAATATGAAAAAATTGTTAGTTGAAGTTATTTCTAAAATAGATTATATTGAGTGTGGGTGTAGGGAAACAATAAAAACCGCGGTTCTTTAA
- a CDS encoding NUDIX hydrolase: MGGLPVIYLEFSDLPEDFEPSFEAVGGFLENEGEILLLLRRADKSQGNTWGIPTGKIEAGETPPQAMARELQEETGYDVCPLACHLFQKIYVRYEGRYDFIYYIFHIPTETRQCVKTSPSEHQGARWMSPSKALEMHRNYREPDLVEDLDCCIELFYGEWVEISVL; the protein is encoded by the coding sequence ATGGGAGGTCTGCCAGTGATTTATCTAGAATTTTCCGACTTGCCCGAGGATTTTGAACCGAGTTTTGAAGCAGTAGGCGGTTTTCTAGAGAATGAAGGTGAAATTCTTCTACTCTTAAGGCGCGCTGATAAATCTCAAGGCAACACATGGGGTATTCCCACAGGCAAGATTGAGGCCGGTGAGACGCCCCCCCAAGCAATGGCCAGGGAGCTGCAAGAAGAAACCGGGTATGATGTGTGTCCTCTCGCGTGTCACCTTTTTCAGAAGATTTATGTGAGATATGAAGGCCGATATGATTTCATTTACTACATATTTCACATCCCCACGGAGACCAGACAGTGCGTTAAGACCAGCCCCAGCGAACACCAAGGGGCTAGATGGATGTCACCCAGCAAGGCCCTAGAAATGCATCGTAATTATAGAGAGCCAGATTTGGTTGAGGATCTTGATTGTTGTATTGAACTTTTTTATGGAGAGTGGGTTGAGATTTCAGTTCTTTAA